The Ochotona princeps isolate mOchPri1 chromosome 22, mOchPri1.hap1, whole genome shotgun sequence nucleotide sequence TACCATGAACATCAGTGCTTCCCTGGtttatttttatggtttatttctattggaaaaccagatctacagagagaagatgatagagaaagaaagatcttccatccgctggttgacacctcaagtggcctcaatggccaaagctgagccaatccaaaatccaggagccaggagcttcttccagttctcccatgtgggtacaatgtCCCAAGActgtgggtcatcctctgctgcttttctaggtcacaagcaaggagctggatgggaagtggagcagccggggcatgaaccagcagccatataggatcccagcagttgtaaggtgaggatttagctactattGCACTGGGCACACCAGgtaatataatctttttttttttttttttttttttttttttattattggaaagccagatatacagagaggaggagagacagagaggaagatcttccatccgatggttcactccccaagtgagccgcaacgggccggtgctgcgccgatccaatgccgggaccaggaacctcttccgggtctcccacgcgggtgcagggtcccaaagcttttgggccgtcctcaactgctttcccaggccacaggcagggagctggatgggaagcagggctgccgaaattagaaccggcgcccatatgggatcccggtgctttcaaggcgaggactttagccactaggccacaccgccgggccccaggtaATATAATCTTAAGGGACCATCATCATTACATGGCACATAACTGTGTGTttgtattaaagatttatttatttttattggaaagacagatttacaaagagaaaaagaaagacagagaaagatctatccactagttcacttcacaaatggccataatgggcagagctcagccaatcaggagccaggaacttcatctgcatctctcacatgggtgtaaggacacaaggacttgagccatattgCATTGCTTTTGCAGGTGCATGTCCAGAGTCAGTCAAACACTGAGAAAAGCTACTGTTTGTTAACTCACCCTAGTCATTCTCTCATTAAACTTCTAGTTTATCCAATTCTTGTTGTTTCTATAAATGTTAGGTTTGTTTTTTGGAGAGAGAGGGGACACTGGCATTGTTAgtagcaatgccagcatcccatatggatgccagttcatgactcggctactctgcttccaatcaagctccctgctggtggcctgggaacaacagcagagggtgacTCAACCGCATGGGCCCTACAAccaagttggagacctggatgaagcttctggctcctagctttggctgaccaagccctagccactgcagccatctggggagtaaaccagcagatggaaggggtgtatgtgtgtgtgtgtgtccttctttctctataactctgtaatttgttttagaattaaatgagcagggcccagcgcaatagtatagtggttaaactcctcgtcttgaacacgccaagatcccatatcatagttggttctaatcccggcggccctgcttcccagccagctccctgcttgtggtctgggaatgcagtcgaggatgtcccaaagctttgggaacctgcacccgcgtgggagacccagaaaaagctcctggttcctggcttcggattggagcagctgcaaccattgcggccacttggggagtgaaccatcggatggaagatcttcctctgtctctcctcctctctgtatatctcactttgtaataaaaataaataaataaatctttttaaaaaaataaatgagcaaaaaaaaatagaattaaataaacAGAACAATAGAAATTCATGAGATAAACATGGGCTTATATGATGAAAGGTCCTGGATACCATGGGGAAAGTATTTATGCTCCAGGCAGGCtgtggagagcagctgaggagtTTGAAGTATGGAGACAAGTGATCAGATTTTGGTTTTGGAAGGATTACTTCAGAGTCAGCTTGGATTGGTGAATTTaatggcaagcacaggagccagcagTCCTGCGAAAGCTTGCAGTcaccgtacacacacacacacacacacacacacacacttcgaAGTTGTCATCAACAGTGGGTTTGAAAGATGTCAAAGGAGTAGACTGGTGAAATGTAAGGGGTGGTGAAAGACAGGAAGATGAAAGGAAGCAGAAATTCCAGTGTTTCCCACATAGGACCCTAAGTCACAAAGGGAACACAGACGGCAGAGCAGACGGGTCCAGCTTTGGGCATAGCATGTTCTCATTCGTTAGCTCTGTTACATGTTTGTCAAAAGATCTGGGAATGTTGTTTGGAACCACCGAGGGGCATCCTAAGGTACTTTCTTGAAACTGCTAAGGTGAGTAAGATCAGTGACCCCCAGGCTCTGTCCTCACCCCAGTCTAACAAGGGATTCTGATATTGAGCTTGCATTTTGACTTTTTATGTGAAGAAAGTtttccatgcaaaaaaaaaaaaaaaatgtttccatgttTCCCTTTGCTTTCACCCCCTTGTCTTGGGTCTCTGTTTTGAGCTGTTTGAACAGATTTCTTTCCCAAGTGTCTTCTCCTGTTAGAATATGACTGGTACCTCGCTCTGAATCCTCACGCACTGTCCTTCCACCATGACAAGAGAGCATCTTTGCTGTATCTAAGTAGTGCCTGGGGGCCCTGATCCTCTATTCAGTCAGATATTACTCCACTGTCTCCCAGCATTCACTGATGAGAAGTTGAAAGCcagtctcttgtttttttcttttctaagtgATTTGGTGTTGCTTTCTGAAAGCTTGCATGAGTTCCTGCTTCATGTTTATGGAGGCATTGTACCAGAGTGTGACTAGGTGGGCTCCTTCAGGCTTTCCAGTCTCCAGACACAGCTCTGTGCAGCTTAGGGAAACGTTTCAGTTGTTTGTTTGCTGGGGCTTGCTTTCACTCCTCCATCTGTTCCTGCTTCGTCTTCCAAACTCCCTGTTATTTACATGTTGGTTCTCCCAGATCTGTCTTCTAAGTCTCACAGTTTCCAGCTCTTTCTATTTCTGTTCCAAGTTTTAAGATAGTTCTGTTTGATCTTCCTGCCACTAATTAGGTCTTGCCAATTAATGATCTTCTATTATTATATTGCCAATTGAATTTTCTTTGTGTGGAAAAATGATGTTTTtcattctaaatttcttttttgaagatgtatttgttttaaagacagatCTATGCAAAAagggagagataagagagagattttctatctgctggttcacttcctaaatgactacAAATGGCAGGACTGGGCCggggcaaagtcaggagcctagaactccatcccagtctcctacatgggtgcaggggcccaagcacttggcgcatcatctgctgctttctcaggtacattcacaaaaagctggataggaagtagcacagccaggacttgcatAGGAGCTTATATGGGGTGCTGGTAACACTGGCCCCTTAAGAAATAACTTAAACTTGTTGTAACTTAACTTCCTGAATCTTTTTATGATTGTTGTTCAGACTTCTTGTCTGTCTATATGAGTGTCTCTGTCTAATGTAACCCAGGAGCATAGAAATGCTTTCCCCACCTGACTTCTGGGTCCCAGTAAGcagctttcttcctttcttactcATTAATCCAACCACTCTACCCCGGCAAGGGTTGGCACAGTAGTTTCTGTATCGTCAGTGCGTGAGCCCAGGCCGTTGGGATGTCACTCGTGCCTACCGAGCTTTGTGCTTTTCCTGCCAGGTTGGGCATTTTCTTAGGCTGAGATAGGAGAGTCAAGCTGCTTCCCCTGCTTAGCTGCATGGGATCGTGGAGACAGAGAACATCTTCCTGTTGAAATTTCTCGGAGACCAGAGTCCTTCCAAGGGTCTCTTGAGCTCAGTGAGTCAGACTGTTTCTGGGATCTCCAGAGCCCTGATTGTGCCCCACAGCCTTCTCAACCCAGGAGGAAAGCTGGCTTTCCTAGCTGTATGGACTGAACAAGTCTTGCCCATACCACTGGGCACCACCATCAGTGCCAATTCCATAGCCACTGGTTTCAGGAGCACTCACTGAATTACAGGTTGCAAGAACAGAGACTTTCCTGTCATCTTTTCAGAAGCTcccagcagggaaaaaaaaaagcaaggccaccaggccaggtgacctgagtgtGTACCCAATGCCAGCATTTTATATTGTGCACTTTGATGGTCTCCTGCTTTAGCTCTATCCTCAGTAACCGTGGGCCATGCTTTTATGCCTTCCCAGCATGCTCTGCTTCCCCAAAGGGAATATTTGAGACTTTTATTCCCCTCCTCAAGCCCTGTTTATCTCCCATCTTGCTCCCTATCAGCCCATGACTTTGAATTTCTCCTTACAGAGAAGACTTGGGGTTTAAGTTGCTCATTTTCCCTCCTCCCTATAATCCTGTCTTCTGTACCTCCCTCCCTCGTCCAGTTGTATGACTTTCCATCTTGCCAAACCATTTCTTCTCCCTTGGCCCCTCTTACTGTGTGTGCTCCTGGTTGTCTCATCCTGAGTACcccttttgttttgtgttgtctCTGATCCTTCTCCCATATCGCTGCTGCCAGGGAATTTTTACCAGTGCTGAAAGTTGGTTGTGTCACCCCGTTTAAAATATCTCAATGGGGCTGGTGTGATcgatcaactggctaatcctccgctttgcaaacactagcatcccatatatatatatataggcacaagttcatgttccagccgctctaattcccaaccagctccctgcttctggcctgaaaaagtagtagaggatgaatgaaagccgtgggaccctgcatccatacggaagacccagaagaagcccttgaCTCCTgtgttcagattggctcagctttggtcattgtggccatttggggagtgaaccagtgggtctttctgtctctcctctctgtaaatctgcctttctaataaaaatgaataaatcttaaaacatataCACACAACATCTCAATGACAAGAGCAGACAAAACAGATGAATCATGATAAAAGTCACAACAGTGGTCACCTCCAGATGGGGGAGATAGCAGTTGATTGGCAAAGGACCTGAGGGATTTTTCTAAGATATTCTGCATCTTGCCTTGGGTAGTAGTTACCTGGAGGTATACATAACAATTTCCTGAACTGTACTTTTAGATGCTGTGTTTTACTCTGTGTATACCTCAATTGTAAGAAGACGGAGCCCTCACTGGCTTCTTGTCAGTACCACAGGTCAAAGCCCAGATTCCTTTAAGCAGCCCACGCTTTCCTGTCGGTTCCTCCCGCACACTCTGCCAGGGTATGGCTTCTCCATGCTGTCTTGGAACCTTAAGCAGCAGCCTGTCATGTTCTTCAAAAGACCGCATTGTGACTAATAGCTTTGCTCCCTCCACGAGGAGCTCCCGAGGATTGAAAACTGTCGCTTTTTAATCTCACTGCTCCACTAGCACCTCACGTAGTGGCTGGCAGGCACATAGGCCCCCAGGAAGTgtgtgttgaatgaatgaatgcacgtTTGCTCTATCTGCTTTGAGTTTTATCCTCTTTACTGAAAAATCTCCTTCCTCCAGCCTGTAGGATGCTTCTTTGGTGAGAAGAAAGCGACAGCATGATGGCAGTTTTCGATACGCCCAAAGAGGCCTTTGGCGCCTTACGTCCAGTCTGTGTTCAGCTCACAAAGACCCAGACAGTGGAGAACGTGGAGCACCTGCAGACCCAGTTGCACAGTGTGAGCGACGCCGCCCTTCAGGAACTTCAGCAGTATGTGCTTTTCCCTTTGAGGTTTGCTCTCAAGACCCCTGGTCCCAAGAGAGAGCGCCTGATCCAGAGTGTGGTGGAATGCCTCACGTTTGTCCTCTCATCCACATGTGTGAAAGAACAAGAGCTTCTGCAGGAACTTTTTTCAGAGCTCTCCGCTTGTCTGTATTCGCCCAGCTCCCAGAAACCCGCAGCTGTGTCAGAAGAGCTGAAATTGGCTGTGATCCAGGGACTCAGCACGTTAATGCACTCGGCTTACAGGGACATCCTTCTGACTTTTTATGAGCCCTCCATTCTGCCTCGATTAGGATTTGCTGTATCTTTGCTGTTAGGCCTAGCAGAACAGGAGAAATCCAAGCAAATTAAAATTGCTGCCTTAAACTGTTTGCAAGTTCTGCTCTTTCAGTGCGAATGTGAAGACCATCCAAGGTCCTTGGATGAACTTGAGCAAAAGCAGCTGGGGgatttgtttgcttcttttttacCTGGAATCTCAACTGCCCTGACAAGGGTTATCACAGGAGACTTTAAACAAGGTCACAGCATTGTTGTATTGTCCCTGAAGGTCTTTTCTGAGACGGTGAGTTTTGTTATGGCCGATGAGCAGCTCCGAGCTGTCCCCAAGGCCCAAGCCAATCCCGCCGTTGAGGGCAGAGTAGCAGAGTTGATGGTTCACCGGGAAGCAGATTGGGTAAAAAGTACAGGTGACAAACTGACCATCCTTATCAAAAAAATAATCGAGTGTGTGTCAGCTCACCCACACTGGAAGGTGAGGCTGCGCCTGGTAGACTTGGTGGAGGCCCTGCTTTCCAGGTGCGGTCAGTCCCTGGTGGAGTCCGCTGGCCCCCTTCTGAAGGCATTAGTGAGCCTCCTAGGCGATGAGAGTCCTGAGGTCCAAGCCAAGTGCGATGAAGTTTTGAGACATTTTGCAGATCAGAAGGTGATAATGGGCAACAGGGCCTTTGCTGACATCCTGTCAGAAAGCCTGCACTCCCTGGCCACATCTCTTCCCCGCCTCATGAACTCCCAGGATGACCAGGGCAAATTCTCCACTCTGTCCTTGTTGATCGGTTACTTGAAACTCTtgggccccaaaataaactttgtCCTCACCTCTGGGTCCCATCTGCAGCGCCTTTCCAAAGCACTCATCCAAGTGCTAGAACTGGATGTGGCTGATATCAAAATCGTTGAGGAGCGGTGCTGGCCTGCCAGTGACAATCTGAGTGCCTCCCCAAAGACCCCAGGTATGGGGCTGTGGACGCAAATCCAGAGGAGGTATTTCCGCTTCTTCACCGACGAGAGGATTTTCTTGCTCTTGCGGCAGGTTTGTCAGCTCCTCGGTTATTATGGGAATCTTTATTTGCTTGTGGATCACTTTCTGGAACTGTACCATGAATCTGTGATTTACCGCAAGCAAGCTGCCATGATCCTGAATGAACTGGTGGCAGGAGCTgccagcctggagctgggggACCTGCATGAGAAGCGTGGTGAAATGAGGCCAGAGGAACTGAGAGAGATTGTGGCATCTATCCTGGAAGAGTACACGAGCCAAGGAAACTGGCATTTAGTTACCTGTATTGAAGCAGAGGAGGCGGAAGAGGAGATCACAACAGAACAGTCAGGCCCCCAGGCCATCACCTCGGGTTCACACACATGCCAGGTCACACCTTCTCCAGCCCTTTCAAAGCCGAGTCCCACTATTTGCGCCATGAACAGCAACATCTGGCAAATCTGCATCCAGTTGGAAGGGATCGGTCAGTTTGCACACGCACTAGGTAAAGACTTCCGTTTGCTCTTGATGTCAGTCCTCTATCCAGTCCTGGAGAAGGCTGGAGACCAAACCCTGCTCATCAGTCAAGCGGCCACCAGCACCATGGTGGATATCTGCCATGCTTGTGGCTACGAATCCCTGCAGCACCTGATCAACCACAATTCAGACTATTTAGTGAATGGGATCTCTTTAAATCTGCGTCATCTGACCCTGCACCCTCACACCCCAAAGGTCCTGGAAGTGATGCTGCGGAACTCGGATGCCAGTCTGCTTCCTTTGGTGGCAGATGTGGTTCAAGACATTTTGACCACCCTGGACCAGTTCTATGATAAGAGAGCTGCTACCTTTGTCAGCGTTCTGCATGCCCTGCTAGCAGCATTAGGTATATGGAAAACTCTTTTTCAGTGCTGATCTGGGGGCTAGGACTTGGTGTCCTGATTTGCTGCATTGTTCGTGGTCATGCTATGGAGGACTTCTGAATGTGGTTGTTGGTTTGATCACATGTTATGATAGGATCCCAttgtttacctttttttttttaagatttattattattggaaagccggatatacagagaggaggagagacagagaggaagatcttccatccgatgtttcactccccaagtgagccgcaacgggccggtgcgtgccgatccagtgccgggaacctggaacctcttccgggtttcccacgcgggtgcagggtcccaaagctttgggccgtcctcgactgctttcccaggccacaagcagggagctggatgggaagtggagctgccagggttagaaccggctcccatatgggatcccggggcgttcaaggcgaggactttagccgctaggccacgtcgctgggcccccATTGTTTACTTTTTATACTTGcagcaaaattcatttttttgagCTCTTGCTTTGTGCcagggagatatatatatatatatgtatatatacatatatatatcctaCAAGCTAATTGTGAACATTACTCTTATTTGTAAGAAACAAGACTAGCAAGAGATCTTACCTAGCCAGGATCAAGTAATTGATAAGGAGCAAAGTCAGAATTTTGGACAGTtgcattcttttatttctttttttaaagatttatttatttttattgcaaagtcagatatacacagaggaggagaaacagaggaagatcttccatctgattcactcccccagtgagcgcaacggccggtgttgcgccaatccaaagccaggagccaggaacttactccaggtctcccacgtgggtgcaggatcccaaagcattgggccgtctttgactgcttttccaggccacaagcaggaagctggatgggaagtagagctgccgggattagaaccagcacccatatgagatcctggcgcattcaaggcggggactctagctgctaggccacaccgccgggcccgacagtTGCATTCTTTTCAGCATACCAAACAGACTTCTTGTGATGCTTAGTGTTACCAGTGTCCGTGCCAGCGGGGTACAGGAATGACATGGTTAGTAAGTCCACGCTTTTAGGCTAAGACATCAGTGCCAATGGAAATGATCCATATCTTCTATGCCCAGTCAGGGTGTAGCCACCAGCCACAGCAGGCTGTTGGAACTAAGGAGCTGGATtattagttttatttaattttagtagCCATATGTGACTGATGACTACAGTACTAGACAGATCATACTAGAAAATGCCCTTTAACCTGTTCATAATGTGAGTTggtttgagtttttctttttccctgcaGGAGATGCTGTCCACCATTAGAGTAGCAAAATTTTGGACACAAAAAAAATCCCTTAGCTGGACAGTAAATCTTAGGGTAAAAATGTGATGAGCACTATCCCTGTCCCTTTTACTCAAAACGTATCTCCAGTATTTATGTCAGTACTGCTAGTAACTTCTGAGGCAGGTGGGAAGGTCAGCTAAAAAAAAGTCAAGgctgtgttaaaaaaaacttCTCTGTGGAAGGAGACTAGGGTGGGGACTGTCCTCTGCTCCATAATGATACCATTTCcaatgtttattcattcattcgtgAACATTCATATACAGCATCAATGTACTTTTCTTCATCTAATAGAGTGTCTACCATATGTCAGACAGTGCTAAGTAATGAGGATACAGCAGTGAACAAGATGAATAAACTCACGGAGCTTTTCTTATTACCGCAGGAGAAATgataaacaagtaaacaaatcatTAACCAAGCTCATTGCAGCTTCTGATAAGCACCATGACAGAAATAAACACTCCTTGAGGTTGAGTGGCATGGGAGGGGCCTCTCTGAGGAAGTGACAGCAGAGCTGAGACATGAAGGCAGACAGGGGTCCATCATATATAGGGGCTGTcacattgtttttaagatttgtaagAATATTCAGGCAAAAGGAATGGCAGATGCCAAAGCCCAGAGGGAGAGGAGACACTTGGGGtctttgaagaataaaataaaggtCATTGTGAAAAGAGCCAGAGGGCAGGGACAAATCCTGCTGAGTTGTGTAGACCAAGGCAGGGAGTTCCGGTTGCATATGCAACCAGGAGGAAACCTGTATAGTGCGAGCTGCTCCCTGGCAAATTAGCCACGAGCAACATCTACTGAGGCCTGCCTCCAAAGGCTGACATACTGCTCACCTTCTACTGTGAGCCAGGCCTGACTTCCAAGGACTGGAAACACCCCACCTGCACTTTTCGGGGTTGCAGGGCAAGGGGACACTATGCCCCATCATCCAAtgagatttttgaaaatataccaagaagggcctggcacagtagcctagtaactaatgtcctcaccttgtacaagccaggatcccatgtgggcacaggttcgtatcctggcagccccactccccatcctgctccctgcttgtggcttgggaaagcaacagaggacagcccaaagccttgggatcctacacctgcatgggagacccagaagctcctggctcctgactttgaatcagctcagctctgggcattgtgatagaaaatctttctgcctctccttctttgtaagtctgtctttccaataaaaataaataattccttaaaaaaaaaaaaaacaagagtaaCCTAGGAAAGGATACAAGACTGGAGAGAGAGCATTCCTGAAAGCTTGGAAATTACTCAAAGTAtagttgctgctttttttttttttttgcacgatttatctatttattttaaaactgagaGTTGTAGAGAGAAAGGTGGAGTAACAGAGATATTCTCCTctgatcactccctaaatgaccacaacagccaaggtggggccaggcccaagccaggagtcaagaatttcttccaggcctcccacatggtgcaggggcccaagcacttgtaccattctctcctgctttcccaggcacattagtaggcacattagtatggagctggatcagaagtggaacagccaaaactTAAACCAGATATGGGGTGTCAGGATtgccccactgtgccacaacactggcccctacagctgcttccttttttcttttcttcttaactttaatctgtttgaaaggcagagttacagagacaaacctcttccacccactggttgacttccctaatgaccacaatggtcaggttAGGGCTGGGTGAAAGTCAAGAGCGAAGAGctttccccacatgggtgcaggggcccaaggacatgaaccatttctcactgttttctcaggcatgttagcagggagctgaatcagaagtgaagtggccaggactcaaaacatGAGATGCTAGtggcagctgcttaacccactatgtcatAAACACCAGTTCCTACagttgctgcttctctctctttctcttttagatttatttagttgtattttaaaggcatatttttagagagaaggagaggtcttctatccactggttcactccccaaatggacacaatggccagaactgaaccaattgaaaggcaggaggcaggagcttcttccagccctcccacatggatgcagggtcccaaggctttgagccgtcctctgctgttttcccaggccacaggcagggagctggatgggtagtaaagcagccagaatatgaaccagtgcacatatgagatacctgcacttgcaggtggaggattaggcagttgagccatcacaccagccctgatGGCCGCTCTTTCAACATAGGAATGGAGGCATGGTCTCAGAGGTTGTAAAAGAACCCAGTTTGTGTTTTTGTGAAAGTTGAGTTACCATAAACACAGTGTTTCACATGCACTGACAGAAAAGATTAGATGCCACAGtaaggacaggaaccagcacttaAATTAGTCCTTAGCACCTGGTCTACCAACTGGCTGATTGTCCAtaacaaggaaacagaaaagctTTGAAAATAAGAATCAATTCACGTCACAGACTCCAGAACTGGGAGATTGTGTGCAGGGTCCTAGCATACAGGGGTCCTGCATTCTTTTGATGGGTACATAGCATTCCCTTGTGTGGCCAcaccatagtttctttaaccaGTCCACTGACAACTAACCAACTGCTAGTGGTTTAGAGTCTGGTCAGCCCCCAAAATCCTGCAAAGAATGTCTTTGTAGGTCATTTTCAGCATACCTCCATATATCAGTAGGATCAACTCCTGAAAGAAACGCTGCTTTGAAGGGTATTACCTTTAAATTTTTGATAGACAGTATCAAATTGCTCTCCCAAGAGGTTGTACCAATTTAAACTCCATCAGCAATGTAAAAGAGTGGCAATTTTGCCACTCCCTCACCCACACCGCATATTACCAAGTTTTTGATCTTTACTAATCCACTAGGAGAAAAATAGCACCTTAGTATAGTTTTAATTTGCATCAAGAGTGAGGTTGAgcttcttttcatatgtttaaaaGCCATTTGTGAGCAAAGACATTTTAATGTCTGGCACTAGCCTTGACTCAAGAAATAATCTTTGCTGCGTGTCTAGTCTTAACAGTGCAAATGCCTCGGTACAGGCTTTAACTATTTGAGAACCAGTCCCTCAGAGTGCACTGGTTTGCATTAGGGATTGGGGCATTGAAGCAATATCGTAATTGATCCCTGCGTATAGAAGCCTCAGATAGGAGATCGAAGGCTCGTGTGGAAAACATTTGCTCCCTGCTACTCCCAGTTGCCTGGCCGTCACCTTCCAtctgctctggctctggctctgtgcAGCTGCTCCTTGATGGAAAGGAGATTAGCAGGTGTTAAAGGTTATCAGAGCCCCTTCTCCTGCTGTCTGCAAAAGCAGCACACTAGACCAGAGCAGCGATTGCAGGCTGTGGGATTTGTGTTCTTACTGTTTCGTTCTTTGGAGGCAAGGCTTGTTTGAAATGAAGCTTTTGAGGGAACCCTGATATAAAGGGAAGATGGCTGAAATTAGAGTCACTCCTGTTGAAAAAGGAGTGAAACCCCAAAGCTCCCCTCTCTTCCCACTGTGATCCCTGAGACATTTCTGTAGAGCCCCCAGCCTCCTTAAGGCATCCTCTGCAAACCACTGGATTCCATGATCCTGAGTTTGTTCTGTGATTGCATCTCAGAGGTATTGGCACGTCTCCAAAGAAGAGAGCTCTTTGGAGAGAACATGGCCAGCATCCTGGTGCATTTCATGTCATAAAAACTGTTGAGACTGTCTCAAGATGGTACAGAGCCTGTCTTCTACTAGTTCTAAGTATTTCCTGTGCTCAAAATGTGGTCACTTTGACATGTCCTCCTGGCTTGCGGGTTTTTCATTTGAGCATGTTTTGGGTCTCTACCTTCTAGTGGGCATGTTGGACTCTAGTGGTGAACAATGGAACTTAGAGTCCCAGAGATTCAGATACTAAATACTACATTAAAAACTAATGAATCATTCTAAATTACAATGAGTTGATGCAAAAGGAAAGGACTTGGTGCCATATTCCATGTCATAGAGGTGACCTGCTCAGAATGTCAAGGGATGGCTT carries:
- the TTI1 gene encoding TELO2-interacting protein 1 homolog isoform X1; the protein is MMAVFDTPKEAFGALRPVCVQLTKTQTVENVEHLQTQLHSVSDAALQELQQYVLFPLRFALKTPGPKRERLIQSVVECLTFVLSSTCVKEQELLQELFSELSACLYSPSSQKPAAVSEELKLAVIQGLSTLMHSAYRDILLTFYEPSILPRLGFAVSLLLGLAEQEKSKQIKIAALNCLQVLLFQCECEDHPRSLDELEQKQLGDLFASFLPGISTALTRVITGDFKQGHSIVVLSLKVFSETVSFVMADEQLRAVPKAQANPAVEGRVAELMVHREADWVKSTGDKLTILIKKIIECVSAHPHWKVRLRLVDLVEALLSRCGQSLVESAGPLLKALVSLLGDESPEVQAKCDEVLRHFADQKVIMGNRAFADILSESLHSLATSLPRLMNSQDDQGKFSTLSLLIGYLKLLGPKINFVLTSGSHLQRLSKALIQVLELDVADIKIVEERCWPASDNLSASPKTPGMGLWTQIQRRYFRFFTDERIFLLLRQVCQLLGYYGNLYLLVDHFLELYHESVIYRKQAAMILNELVAGAASLELGDLHEKRGEMRPEELREIVASILEEYTSQGNWHLVTCIEAEEAEEEITTEQSGPQAITSGSHTCQVTPSPALSKPSPTICAMNSNIWQICIQLEGIGQFAHALGKDFRLLLMSVLYPVLEKAGDQTLLISQAATSTMVDICHACGYESLQHLINHNSDYLVNGISLNLRHLTLHPHTPKVLEVMLRNSDASLLPLVADVVQDILTTLDQFYDKRAATFVSVLHALLAALAQWFPDTSDLEQFQKQSLEEEERSHLHKTPSILETSTTAEDIEQFLLDYLREKDVAEGNVSDLETDEEEPSVPPKVDENDTRPDVEPPLPVQIQIATDVMERCIHLLSDKSLKIRLKVLDVLDLCVLVLQSHRNQLLPLAHRSWPSLVQRLTNDDPLAVLRAFKVLRTLGGKCGDFLRSRFCKDVLPKLTASLVSQAPISARAGPVYSYTLAFKLQLAVLEGLGPLCERLDLGEGDLNKVADACLIYLSAKQPMKLQEAARSVFLHLMKVDPDSTWFLLNELYCPVQFTPPHPSLNPVQLRGATGQLNHYTANVLCLLQELPSPTSPSPAMAARPGPTLAEGIGSRKAGHKGAVDSRSISKLIDHTTA
- the TTI1 gene encoding TELO2-interacting protein 1 homolog isoform X2 is translated as MMAVFDTPKEAFGALRPVCVQLTKTQTVENVEHLQTQLHSVSDAALQELQQYVLFPLRFALKTPGPKRERLIQSVVECLTFVLSSTCVKEQELLQELFSELSACLYSPSSQKPAAVSEELKLAVIQGLSTLMHSAYRDILLTFYEPSILPRLGFAVSLLLGLAEQEKSKQIKIAALNCLQVLLFQCECEDHPRSLDELEQKQLGDLFASFLPGISTALTRVITGDFKQGHSIVVLSLKVFSETVSFVMADEQLRAVPKAQANPAVEGRVAELMVHREADWVKSTGDKLTILIKKIIECVSAHPHWKVRLRLVDLVEALLSRCGQSLVESAGPLLKALVSLLGDESPEVQAKCDEVLRHFADQKVIMGNRAFADILSESLHSLATSLPRLMNSQDDQGKFSTLSLLIGYLKLLGPKINFVLTSGSHLQRLSKALIQVLELDVADIKIVEERCWPASDNLSASPKTPGMGLWTQIQRRYFRFFTDERIFLLLRQVCQLLGYYGNLYLLVDHFLELYHESVIYRKQAAMILNELVAGAASLELGDLHEKRGEMRPEELREIVASILEEYTSQGNWHLVTCIEAEEAEEEITTEQSGPQAITSGSHTCQVTPSPALSKPSPTICAMNSNIWQICIQLEGIGQFAHALGKDFRLLLMSVLYPVLEKAGDQTLLISQAATSTMVDICHACGYESLQHLINHNSDYLVNGISLNLRHLTLHPHTPKVLEVMLRNSDASLLPLVADVVQDILTTLDQFYDKRAATFVSVLHALLAALAQWFPDTSDLEQFQKQSLEEEERSHLHKTPSILETSTTAEDIEQFLLDYLREKDVAEGNVSDLETDEEEPSVPPKVDENDTRPDVEPPLPVQIQIATDVMERCIHLLSDKSLKIRLKVLDVLDLCVLVLQSHRNQLLPLAHRSWPSLVQRLTNDDPLAVLRAFKCLPPLDESGPRLHLVPPE